In Streptomyces sclerotialus, one genomic interval encodes:
- the asnB gene encoding asparagine synthase (glutamine-hydrolyzing) yields the protein MCGIAGWVAYQRDLRTEQATVDAMTETMSCRGPDDAGTWVQGPAALGHRRLAIIDLPGGRQPMSVDTPDGPVAMVYSGEAYNFSELRKELASRGHRFVTDSDTEVVLHGYLEWGEAVAERLNGMYAFAIWDSREQKLVMIRDRMGIKPFYYHPTDDGVLFGSEPKAILANPQVTPTVTLDGLRELFAFVKTPGHAVYEGMREVEPGTVVTLTRNGLRTRVYWQLETREHTDDQETSIAHVRTLLDDIVRRQLVADVPRCTLLSGGLDSSAMTALAAQQLAAEDKTVRSFAVDFVGQTENFTPDALRDTPDTPFVHDVARASRTEHQDIVLNSDQLADPEVRSKMIRARDMPMGLGDMDASLYLLFKAIREHSTVALSGESADEVFGGYKQFFDPKAREADTFPWLVQFAEHFGDDGNILTDHVTKAMDLGSYIQDSYDTAVKDVRRLDGESDFEYRMRKICYLHLTRFVRVLLDRKDRASMAVGLEVRVPFCDHRLVEYVYNTPWSLKSFDGREKSLLREATADVLPKSVYDRVKSPYPSTQDPKYAVALQGHLKDLLAKPSHPVFDLVSRDWLQRAVEVDVPQITQASRRGLERTLDLALWMDMYSPAITLS from the coding sequence ATGTGCGGAATCGCCGGATGGGTCGCCTACCAGCGTGACCTGCGGACCGAACAGGCCACCGTCGACGCGATGACCGAGACCATGTCCTGCCGGGGCCCGGACGACGCCGGTACCTGGGTCCAGGGCCCGGCGGCCCTCGGCCACCGCCGGCTCGCCATCATCGACCTGCCGGGCGGCCGCCAGCCGATGAGCGTCGACACCCCCGACGGCCCGGTCGCGATGGTCTACTCAGGAGAGGCGTACAACTTCTCCGAGCTGCGCAAGGAGCTGGCCTCGCGCGGCCACCGCTTCGTCACCGACTCCGACACCGAGGTCGTGCTCCACGGCTACCTGGAGTGGGGCGAGGCCGTCGCCGAACGCCTCAACGGCATGTACGCCTTCGCCATCTGGGACAGCCGCGAGCAGAAGCTCGTGATGATCCGCGACCGGATGGGCATCAAGCCCTTCTACTACCACCCCACCGACGACGGCGTGCTCTTCGGCTCCGAGCCCAAGGCCATCCTCGCCAACCCCCAGGTCACCCCCACCGTGACGCTGGACGGGCTGCGCGAGCTGTTCGCCTTCGTCAAGACGCCCGGCCACGCCGTGTACGAGGGCATGCGCGAGGTCGAGCCCGGCACCGTCGTCACGCTGACCCGCAACGGCCTGCGCACCCGCGTGTACTGGCAGCTGGAGACCCGGGAGCACACCGACGACCAGGAGACCTCGATCGCGCACGTGCGCACGCTGCTGGACGACATCGTGCGCCGCCAGCTCGTCGCCGACGTACCGCGCTGCACCCTGCTCTCCGGCGGCCTGGACTCCTCCGCGATGACCGCGCTGGCCGCGCAGCAGCTGGCCGCCGAGGACAAGACGGTCCGCAGCTTCGCCGTCGACTTCGTCGGCCAGACCGAGAACTTCACCCCGGACGCGCTGCGCGACACCCCGGACACCCCCTTCGTGCACGACGTGGCACGTGCCTCGAGGACCGAGCACCAGGACATCGTCCTGAACTCGGACCAGCTCGCCGACCCCGAGGTGCGCTCCAAGATGATCCGGGCCCGGGACATGCCGATGGGCCTGGGCGACATGGACGCCTCGCTGTACCTGCTGTTCAAGGCCATCCGCGAGCACTCGACGGTGGCCCTGTCCGGCGAGTCGGCGGACGAGGTCTTCGGCGGGTACAAGCAGTTCTTCGACCCCAAGGCGCGCGAGGCGGACACCTTCCCCTGGCTCGTGCAGTTCGCCGAGCACTTCGGTGACGACGGCAACATCCTCACCGACCACGTCACCAAGGCCATGGACCTGGGCAGCTACATCCAGGACAGCTACGACACGGCCGTCAAGGACGTCCGGCGGCTCGACGGCGAGAGCGACTTCGAGTACCGCATGCGCAAGATCTGCTACCTGCACCTCACCCGCTTCGTCCGGGTCCTGCTGGACCGCAAGGACCGGGCGAGCATGGCCGTCGGCCTGGAGGTCCGGGTGCCGTTCTGCGACCACCGGCTCGTGGAGTACGTCTACAACACCCCGTGGAGCCTGAAGTCGTTCGACGGCCGGGAGAAGAGCCTGCTGCGCGAGGCCACCGCCGACGTCCTGCCGAAGTCGGTGTACGACCGGGTGAAGAGCCCGTACCCCTCCACGCAGGACCCGAAGTACGCCGTCGCGCTCCAGGGGCACCTCAAGGACCTGCTCGCCAAGCCCTCGCATCCCGTGTTCGACCTGGTCAGCCGGGACTGGCTGCAGCGCGCCGTCGAGGTCGACGTCCCGCAGATCACCCAGGCCTCCCGGCGCGGCCTCGAACGCACCCTGGACCTGGCCCTCTGGATGGACATGTACTCCCCGGCCATTACACTCTCTTGA
- a CDS encoding NAD(P)/FAD-dependent oxidoreductase, with protein sequence MRTVTVVGASLAGLYAARALRSQGFQGRLVIVGDEHHRPYDRPPLSKDFLKGETGQEQLALADAEEIAELDAEWVLGTRAAGLDDEGRTVRLAGGRALATDGVVIATGATPRRLPGPELSGVHTLRTLDDAQALRADLAGGPGRVVVIGGGFIGAEVASSCAALGHDVTVVEAAPLPLLPQLGEEMAGVCAALHGDHGVALVTGTGVAALRGEPGGRVTGVELADGRLLPADTVVVGIGVRPNTDWLAGSGIAVADGVVCDAGCVTALPHVVAVGDVARAGGSRTEHWTSATEQAAVAVHNLLAGATLMAHRAVPYFWSDQYGVRIQFAGRRLPTDTVRIVEGSPEDRSFLAAYERDGRTTAVLALNRPRPFMKQRRELMRAAQPVAS encoded by the coding sequence ATGAGGACGGTCACCGTCGTCGGAGCTTCGCTGGCCGGACTGTACGCCGCGCGGGCGCTCCGCTCCCAGGGGTTCCAGGGCCGCCTCGTGATCGTAGGGGACGAGCACCACCGCCCGTACGACCGGCCGCCGCTGTCCAAGGACTTCCTGAAGGGCGAGACCGGGCAGGAGCAGCTGGCCCTCGCGGACGCCGAGGAAATCGCCGAGCTGGACGCCGAGTGGGTGCTGGGGACCCGTGCCGCCGGGCTCGACGACGAAGGCCGGACGGTACGGCTGGCAGGCGGCCGGGCCCTCGCCACGGACGGGGTGGTCATCGCCACCGGCGCCACCCCGCGCCGGCTGCCCGGACCCGAACTGTCCGGGGTGCACACCCTGCGCACCCTCGACGACGCGCAGGCGCTCCGCGCCGACCTGGCCGGCGGCCCTGGCCGGGTCGTGGTGATCGGCGGCGGGTTCATCGGCGCCGAGGTCGCCTCCTCCTGTGCCGCGCTCGGCCATGACGTCACGGTCGTCGAGGCCGCGCCGCTCCCGCTGCTGCCGCAGCTCGGCGAGGAGATGGCCGGCGTCTGCGCCGCTCTGCACGGTGATCACGGGGTGGCGCTGGTCACCGGTACGGGCGTGGCCGCACTGCGGGGCGAGCCGGGCGGCCGGGTCACCGGGGTCGAGCTGGCCGACGGGCGGCTGCTGCCCGCCGACACGGTCGTGGTCGGCATCGGCGTCCGCCCGAACACCGACTGGCTCGCCGGGTCGGGCATCGCCGTGGCCGACGGGGTGGTCTGCGACGCCGGATGCGTGACCGCGCTCCCCCACGTCGTCGCGGTCGGCGACGTGGCCCGGGCCGGCGGCTCCCGTACCGAGCACTGGACCAGCGCGACCGAACAGGCCGCCGTCGCCGTGCACAACCTGCTCGCGGGCGCCACCCTCATGGCGCACCGCGCGGTCCCGTACTTCTGGTCCGACCAGTACGGCGTGCGGATCCAGTTCGCCGGGCGGCGGCTGCCCACCGACACCGTGCGGATCGTGGAGGGCTCCCCCGAGGACCGCAGCTTCCTGGCCGCCTACGAGCGCGACGGGCGCACCACCGCCGTCCTCGCGCTGAACCGGCCGCGCCCGTTCATGAAGCAGCGCCGCGAGCTGATGCGTGCGGCCCAGCCGGTCGCGAGCTGA
- a CDS encoding bifunctional 3-phenylpropionate/cinnamic acid dioxygenase ferredoxin subunit — translation MIPVCHLTDLPAGESVRIDTAPPIAVFNADGEIYAIDDTCTHQDASLADGWLEGCLVECPLHAASFDLRTGMPTCLPARRAVRTHPVTVEDGMIYVHHAAEEGTAA, via the coding sequence GTGATTCCCGTCTGCCACCTCACCGACCTGCCCGCAGGCGAGTCCGTACGCATCGACACCGCACCTCCGATCGCCGTCTTCAACGCCGACGGCGAGATCTACGCCATCGACGACACCTGCACCCACCAGGACGCCTCCCTCGCCGACGGCTGGCTGGAGGGCTGCCTGGTCGAATGCCCGCTGCACGCCGCGTCCTTCGACCTGCGCACCGGCATGCCGACCTGCCTGCCCGCCCGGCGGGCCGTCCGCACCCACCCCGTCACCGTGGAGGACGGCATGATCTACGTCCACCACGCCGCCGAGGAAGGCACCGCCGCATGA
- a CDS encoding GcvT family protein, which produces MSRTPATQARVVVIGAGIVGCSLADELTARGWRDVTVLEQGPLPAPGGSTSHAPGLVFRTGPSKTMTEFAAYTVEKFTSLEVDGLPCFNPLGGLELATTPERWADLHRKAGLAASWGVRAELITPAECKKYWPMLDEDKVLGGLYTPEDGLARAVLACRAQIARAEARGARFLERHTVTGIERADGRVTGVVTDRGTFPADHVVSAAGFWGPVIGKMAGVDVPLLPLAHQYARTAPLPELEGVNDPVTEASKPILRFQDRDLYYREHTDRIGIGSYAHRPMPVDPFTVPAFDDAPVMPSSLPFTEEDFAPSWQDSVGLLPALGESRVEEGFNGVFSFTPDGMPVLGESRDLRGFWLAEAVWVTHSAGVAKAVAEWMTDGRPSTDVHECDLYRFEEAQRSPAYIEDRGAQNFVEVYDVIHPLQPMAQPRPLRVSPFHARQQELGAYFLEGGGWERPHWYEANAPLAEGLDLPERDAWAARYWSPIAAAEAKATREKVALYDMTPLRRLEVTGPGALAFLQRMTTNQLDKKPGAVTYTLLLDETGGIRSDLTVARLAPDRFQIGANSGSDLDWLLRHAPEGVHIQDITSGTCCIGVWGPLARDLVQPLTRDDFSHERFGYFKAKRTYLGHVPVTAMRLSYVGELGWELYTTADLGLRLWDTLWEAGQEHGVIAAGRSAFNSLRLEKGYRAWGHDMTTEHDPYEAGVGFAVRPAKGDFIGRAALEGRSAETARRRLTCLTLDDPAAVVLGKEPVYVDGAPAGYVTSASYGYTVGRCVAYAWLPAAAAVPGTAVHVEYFGDKVPATVAEEPLFDPRMTRIRK; this is translated from the coding sequence ATGTCCCGCACACCCGCCACCCAGGCCCGCGTGGTCGTGATCGGCGCCGGCATCGTCGGCTGCTCGCTCGCCGACGAACTCACCGCACGCGGCTGGCGCGACGTCACCGTCCTCGAACAGGGCCCGCTGCCGGCCCCCGGCGGCTCCACCTCACACGCCCCCGGGCTGGTCTTCCGGACCGGGCCCTCCAAGACCATGACCGAGTTCGCCGCGTACACCGTCGAGAAGTTCACCTCCCTCGAGGTCGACGGGCTGCCCTGCTTCAACCCGCTGGGCGGGCTGGAGCTCGCCACCACCCCCGAGCGCTGGGCCGACCTGCACCGCAAGGCCGGGCTCGCCGCCTCCTGGGGCGTACGGGCCGAACTGATCACCCCGGCCGAGTGCAAGAAGTACTGGCCGATGCTCGACGAGGACAAGGTCCTCGGCGGGCTCTACACCCCCGAGGACGGCCTGGCCCGTGCCGTCCTCGCCTGCCGCGCCCAGATCGCCCGCGCGGAAGCGCGCGGGGCCCGCTTCCTGGAGCGGCACACCGTCACCGGCATCGAGCGCGCGGACGGCCGGGTCACCGGCGTCGTCACCGACCGCGGCACCTTCCCCGCCGACCACGTCGTCTCCGCGGCCGGCTTCTGGGGCCCGGTGATCGGGAAGATGGCCGGCGTGGACGTGCCGCTGCTGCCGCTCGCCCACCAGTACGCCAGGACCGCGCCGCTGCCCGAGCTCGAAGGCGTCAACGACCCGGTGACCGAGGCGAGCAAGCCGATCCTGCGCTTCCAGGACCGCGACCTGTACTACCGCGAACACACCGACCGCATCGGCATCGGCTCCTACGCGCACCGCCCGATGCCCGTGGACCCCTTCACCGTGCCCGCCTTCGACGACGCGCCGGTCATGCCGTCCTCGCTGCCCTTCACCGAGGAGGACTTCGCGCCGAGCTGGCAGGACAGCGTCGGCCTGCTCCCCGCGCTGGGGGAGTCCCGCGTCGAGGAGGGCTTCAACGGCGTCTTCTCCTTCACCCCCGACGGCATGCCCGTCCTCGGCGAATCCCGCGACCTGCGCGGATTCTGGCTCGCCGAGGCGGTCTGGGTCACCCACTCCGCGGGCGTGGCCAAGGCCGTCGCCGAGTGGATGACCGACGGCCGCCCGTCCACCGACGTCCACGAGTGCGACCTGTACCGCTTCGAGGAAGCCCAGCGCTCACCCGCGTACATCGAGGACCGCGGCGCCCAGAACTTCGTCGAGGTCTACGACGTCATCCACCCCCTCCAGCCCATGGCGCAGCCCCGCCCGCTGCGGGTCAGCCCCTTCCACGCCCGCCAGCAGGAGCTGGGCGCGTACTTCCTGGAGGGCGGCGGCTGGGAGCGCCCGCACTGGTACGAGGCCAACGCCCCGCTCGCCGAGGGCCTGGACCTGCCGGAGCGCGACGCCTGGGCCGCGCGCTACTGGTCGCCGATCGCCGCGGCCGAGGCGAAAGCCACGCGCGAGAAGGTCGCGCTGTACGACATGACGCCACTGCGCCGGCTGGAGGTCACCGGCCCCGGTGCGCTCGCCTTCCTCCAGCGCATGACCACCAACCAGCTGGACAAGAAGCCCGGCGCGGTGACGTACACCCTGCTGCTGGACGAGACGGGCGGTATCCGCTCCGACCTCACGGTGGCCCGGCTCGCGCCCGACCGCTTCCAGATCGGCGCCAACAGCGGCTCCGACCTGGACTGGCTGCTGCGGCACGCACCCGAGGGAGTCCACATCCAGGACATCACCTCCGGCACCTGCTGCATCGGCGTCTGGGGCCCGCTCGCCCGCGACCTCGTCCAGCCGCTCACCCGCGACGACTTCTCCCACGAGCGCTTCGGCTACTTCAAGGCCAAGCGGACCTACCTCGGCCACGTACCCGTCACCGCCATGCGGCTGTCCTACGTCGGCGAGCTGGGCTGGGAGCTCTACACCACCGCCGACCTGGGCCTGCGCCTGTGGGACACGCTGTGGGAGGCAGGGCAGGAGCACGGCGTGATCGCCGCCGGGCGGTCCGCCTTCAACAGCCTCCGGCTGGAGAAGGGCTACCGCGCCTGGGGCCACGACATGACCACCGAACACGACCCCTACGAAGCGGGCGTCGGCTTCGCCGTCCGCCCCGCCAAGGGCGACTTCATCGGGCGCGCCGCACTGGAGGGCCGCAGCGCGGAGACCGCCCGCCGCCGGCTCACCTGCCTCACCCTCGACGACCCCGCCGCCGTCGTCCTCGGCAAGGAACCGGTGTATGTGGACGGTGCGCCCGCCGGTTACGTCACCTCCGCCTCCTACGGCTACACCGTCGGCCGCTGTGTCGCGTACGCCTGGCTGCCGGCCGCGGCCGCCGTCCCCGGCACCGCCGTGCACGTGGAGTACTTCGGCGACAAGGTTCCCGCGACCGTCGCCGAGGAGCCGCTGTTCGACCCGCGCATGACCCGCATCCGCAAGTAG
- a CDS encoding IclR family transcriptional regulator, whose amino-acid sequence MTDKAKGTPEASSAEKSARGAGSSVQSVDRAVTVLEILARHGEAGVTEVADELGVHKSTAFRLLGVLENRGLVSQEQERGKYYLGAGVLRLAGAAAVRLDISQEGAPMCRQLAEELGETANIAVLDNGAAVNIMQARGPASVTAQNWLGRRTPLHATSSGKALLAFQPGPVQDAALARKLPRLTERTITSVAELRAQLAEVVRNGFAVAIEELELGLHAVAAPVRAHDGQVIGAISVSAPAYRLEPERIPEVAKRTVEAAQELSRRMGYGS is encoded by the coding sequence ATGACGGACAAGGCGAAGGGCACTCCGGAGGCCAGCTCAGCGGAGAAATCGGCCCGCGGGGCGGGGAGTTCGGTGCAGTCGGTGGACCGCGCGGTCACCGTGCTGGAGATCCTCGCCCGGCACGGCGAGGCGGGGGTGACCGAGGTCGCCGACGAGCTCGGCGTCCACAAGTCGACGGCCTTCCGGCTGCTCGGCGTGCTGGAGAACCGCGGCCTGGTCTCCCAGGAGCAGGAGCGCGGCAAGTACTACCTCGGCGCCGGGGTGCTGCGGCTGGCCGGTGCCGCCGCGGTGCGCCTGGACATCTCGCAGGAGGGCGCGCCGATGTGCCGGCAGCTCGCCGAGGAGCTGGGCGAGACGGCCAACATCGCGGTCCTCGACAACGGCGCCGCGGTCAACATCATGCAGGCCCGCGGCCCGGCCTCGGTCACCGCGCAGAACTGGCTCGGCCGCCGTACCCCGCTGCACGCCACCTCCAGCGGCAAGGCGCTGCTGGCGTTCCAGCCGGGCCCGGTGCAGGACGCGGCGCTCGCCCGTAAGCTGCCGCGGCTGACCGAGCGGACCATCACCTCCGTCGCCGAGCTGCGTGCCCAGCTGGCCGAGGTGGTGCGTAACGGTTTCGCCGTGGCGATCGAGGAACTGGAGCTGGGGCTGCACGCGGTCGCGGCACCCGTGCGCGCGCACGACGGCCAGGTCATCGGCGCGATCAGCGTCTCGGCGCCCGCCTACCGGCTGGAGCCCGAGCGTATCCCGGAGGTCGCCAAGCGCACGGTCGAGGCGGCCCAGGAACTCTCCCGCCGGATGGGGTACGGGAGTTGA
- a CDS encoding S-(hydroxymethyl)mycothiol dehydrogenase, with protein MPHEVRAVVATKKGAPVEVQPILVPDPGPGEALVSVQACGVCHTDLHYREGAVDDGFPFLLGHEAAGVVEEVGPGVTDLVPGDYVVLAWRAPCGACRSCRRGRPWYCFDSRNAAQPMTLLDGTPLNPALGIGAFAEKTLVAAGQAVKVDAAARPEAAGLIGCGVMAGYGAAVHTGGVGSGDTVAVIGCGGVGNAAVAGASIAGARRVIAVDIDDRKLDGAIRFGATHTVNSRGTDPVEAVRQLTGGHGADVVIDAVGRPETYRQAFEMRDLAGTLVLVGVPEPDMRLDLPLIEVFSRGGALKSSWYGDCLPSRDFPVLIDRYLSGRLDLEGFVTERISLDEVEAAFDTMRDGRVLRSVVVL; from the coding sequence ATGCCACACGAAGTCCGTGCTGTGGTCGCGACGAAAAAGGGTGCACCGGTCGAGGTGCAGCCGATTCTGGTACCGGACCCCGGCCCGGGGGAAGCACTCGTCTCCGTCCAGGCCTGCGGGGTCTGCCACACGGATCTGCACTACCGGGAAGGCGCCGTCGACGACGGCTTCCCCTTCCTGCTCGGACACGAGGCGGCCGGGGTGGTCGAGGAGGTGGGGCCCGGCGTCACCGACCTCGTCCCCGGTGACTACGTGGTCCTCGCCTGGCGCGCGCCCTGCGGTGCCTGCCGCTCCTGTCGCCGCGGCCGCCCCTGGTACTGCTTCGACTCCCGCAACGCGGCCCAGCCGATGACCCTGCTCGACGGGACGCCGCTCAACCCCGCCCTGGGCATCGGCGCGTTCGCCGAGAAGACGCTGGTCGCGGCCGGGCAGGCGGTCAAGGTCGACGCGGCGGCGCGTCCGGAGGCCGCCGGGCTGATCGGCTGCGGTGTGATGGCCGGGTACGGCGCCGCCGTGCACACCGGCGGCGTCGGCAGCGGTGACACCGTCGCCGTCATCGGCTGCGGGGGAGTGGGCAACGCGGCGGTCGCCGGGGCCTCGATCGCGGGCGCCCGCAGAGTCATCGCCGTCGACATCGACGACCGCAAACTGGACGGCGCGATCCGCTTCGGCGCCACCCACACCGTCAACTCCCGCGGCACCGACCCGGTCGAGGCGGTCCGCCAGCTCACCGGCGGCCACGGCGCCGACGTCGTCATCGACGCCGTCGGGCGGCCCGAGACCTACCGCCAGGCCTTCGAGATGCGCGACCTGGCCGGGACGCTGGTCCTGGTGGGGGTGCCCGAGCCGGACATGCGTCTCGACCTGCCGCTGATCGAGGTGTTCTCGCGCGGCGGCGCCCTGAAGTCGTCCTGGTACGGCGACTGCCTGCCCAGCCGGGACTTCCCCGTGCTCATCGACCGCTACCTCAGCGGCCGGCTCGACCTCGAAGGGTTCGTCACCGAGCGGATCTCGCTGGACGAGGTGGAGGCCGCCTTCGACACGATGCGCGACGGCCGCGTCCTGCGCTCCGTGGTCGTCCTCTGA
- a CDS encoding aromatic ring-hydroxylating oxygenase subunit alpha, which yields MTTTPELAPTSSLLTTLPGTAYTDPETFRQEQEKIFERLWFCAVRSADLDKPGAFRTVQVGRENVLITRNRRGELRAFLNICRHRGARLCTEESGQARRNLQCPYHAWTYDFDGKLVAAPNLTSMPDLDRTERGLVTVPLREWLGYAWVCLADAPPSFEDTVIGAAVERLGDAASIERYRTEGLALGKRITYDVAANWKLIIENFMECYHCATIHPELTDVLPEFADGFAAQYYVGHGAEFAPEAEGFTVDGKGGFGRLPEIAEDQDRRYYAITVRPQVFVNLVPDHVILHRMFPMAADRTVVECDWLYLPEVVGSGADVSPSVELFHRVNQQDFEACERTQPAMDSRAYRDGGVLVPSEHHIGAFHQWVTEQLEDKRA from the coding sequence ATGACGACCACACCCGAACTCGCGCCCACGTCTTCGCTGCTCACCACCCTGCCCGGCACCGCCTACACCGACCCGGAGACGTTCCGGCAGGAGCAGGAGAAGATCTTCGAGCGCCTGTGGTTCTGCGCGGTGCGCAGCGCCGACCTGGACAAGCCCGGTGCCTTCCGCACCGTGCAGGTCGGCCGGGAGAACGTACTGATCACCCGCAACCGCCGCGGCGAACTCCGCGCCTTCCTGAACATCTGCCGGCACCGCGGCGCCCGCCTATGCACCGAGGAGTCGGGCCAGGCCCGCCGTAACCTCCAATGCCCTTACCACGCCTGGACCTACGACTTCGACGGCAAGCTCGTCGCCGCGCCCAATCTGACGTCGATGCCGGACCTCGACCGCACCGAACGCGGCCTGGTCACCGTCCCCTTGCGCGAATGGCTCGGCTACGCCTGGGTCTGCCTGGCCGACGCGCCGCCCTCCTTCGAGGACACCGTGATCGGCGCGGCCGTCGAGCGGCTCGGCGACGCCGCCTCCATCGAGCGGTACCGCACCGAGGGCCTGGCCCTGGGCAAGCGCATCACCTACGACGTGGCGGCCAACTGGAAGCTCATCATCGAGAACTTCATGGAGTGCTACCACTGCGCCACGATCCACCCCGAACTGACCGACGTGCTGCCGGAGTTCGCCGACGGGTTCGCCGCCCAGTACTACGTCGGGCACGGTGCGGAGTTCGCCCCCGAGGCGGAGGGCTTCACGGTCGACGGCAAGGGCGGCTTCGGGCGGCTCCCGGAGATCGCCGAGGACCAGGACCGCCGGTACTACGCGATCACGGTACGGCCGCAGGTCTTCGTCAACCTCGTGCCCGACCACGTGATCCTCCACCGGATGTTCCCGATGGCCGCCGACCGCACCGTCGTCGAGTGCGACTGGCTCTACCTCCCCGAGGTGGTCGGGTCCGGCGCCGACGTCTCCCCCTCCGTCGAGCTGTTCCACCGCGTCAACCAGCAGGACTTCGAGGCGTGCGAGCGGACCCAGCCGGCCATGGACTCGCGTGCGTACCGGGACGGCGGCGTCCTCGTGCCCAGCGAGCACCACATCGGCGCCTTCCACCAGTGGGTCACCGAGCAGCTGGAGGACAAGCGTGCCTGA
- a CDS encoding aldehyde dehydrogenase family protein codes for MPDLFIDGRWQAAAGGRTREIRCPADQALVAVVDEGGAEDARAAVAAARRAFDTGPWPHTTAAQRGAKLLRVASLLERDKPALARAESLDTGKRLVESEFDIDDIAACFRYFGKLVTEEGDGGRTVDAGSATVESRVVQEPVGVCALITPWNYPLLQTAWKVAPALAAGNTFVLKPSELTPHTAIHLMRLLAESGLPDGVANLVLGSGPEAGAPLTDHPDVDLVSFTGGLATGRRIMAAASATVKRVALELGGKNPNIVFADADFDTAVDHALTAVFLHSGQVCSAGARLLVEDALHDRFVDEVVRRARGIRLGGPFDPDARTGPLISAAHRDKVEAYVAAGLAEGAVLRCGGARPDDPALADGHYYLPTVLDECTSGMSVVREESFGPVLTVERFTGEDEAVRLADDTVYGLAGAVWTTDPVRAGRVAARLRLGTVWINDYHPYLPQAEWGGFKQSGTGRELGPSGLAEYRETKHVWRNTAPKAQYWFD; via the coding sequence GTGCCTGACCTGTTCATCGACGGGCGGTGGCAGGCGGCGGCCGGCGGGCGCACCCGCGAGATCCGCTGCCCCGCCGACCAGGCCCTCGTCGCGGTGGTCGACGAGGGCGGCGCCGAGGACGCCCGGGCGGCCGTGGCCGCCGCCCGGCGCGCCTTCGACACCGGGCCCTGGCCGCACACCACCGCCGCCCAGCGCGGCGCCAAGCTGCTGCGGGTCGCCTCCCTCCTGGAGCGGGACAAGCCGGCCCTGGCCCGCGCCGAATCGCTGGACACCGGGAAACGCCTGGTGGAGAGCGAGTTCGACATCGACGACATCGCTGCCTGCTTCCGCTACTTCGGCAAGCTGGTCACCGAGGAGGGCGACGGCGGCCGGACCGTCGACGCGGGCAGCGCCACGGTCGAGAGCCGCGTCGTCCAGGAGCCGGTGGGTGTCTGCGCGCTGATCACCCCGTGGAACTACCCGCTGCTGCAGACCGCCTGGAAGGTCGCCCCGGCCCTCGCCGCGGGCAACACCTTCGTCCTCAAGCCCAGCGAGCTCACCCCGCACACCGCGATCCACCTGATGCGGCTGCTCGCCGAGTCCGGGCTGCCCGACGGCGTCGCCAACCTCGTCCTCGGCAGCGGACCGGAGGCGGGCGCGCCGCTCACCGACCACCCCGACGTGGACCTGGTCTCCTTCACCGGCGGCCTGGCCACCGGGCGGCGGATCATGGCCGCCGCCTCCGCCACCGTCAAGCGCGTCGCCCTGGAACTCGGTGGCAAGAACCCCAACATCGTCTTCGCCGACGCCGACTTCGACACCGCCGTCGACCACGCCCTGACCGCCGTCTTCCTGCACTCCGGGCAGGTCTGCTCGGCCGGCGCCCGGCTGCTGGTCGAGGACGCCCTGCACGACCGCTTCGTCGACGAGGTGGTACGCCGGGCCCGCGGCATCCGGCTCGGCGGCCCCTTCGACCCGGACGCCCGCACCGGACCGCTGATCTCCGCGGCGCACCGCGACAAGGTCGAGGCGTACGTCGCCGCCGGGCTCGCCGAGGGCGCCGTCCTGCGCTGCGGCGGCGCGCGCCCGGACGACCCAGCCCTCGCGGACGGCCACTACTACCTGCCGACCGTCCTGGACGAGTGCACCTCCGGCATGTCCGTGGTGCGCGAGGAGTCCTTCGGCCCGGTCCTCACCGTCGAACGCTTCACCGGCGAGGACGAGGCGGTACGGCTCGCCGACGACACCGTCTACGGACTGGCGGGCGCCGTGTGGACCACCGACCCCGTACGCGCCGGCCGGGTCGCCGCCCGGCTGCGGCTCGGCACCGTCTGGATCAACGACTACCACCCCTACCTGCCGCAGGCGGAGTGGGGCGGCTTCAAGCAGTCCGGCACCGGGCGCGAACTGGGCCCCAGCGGGCTCGCCGAGTACCGCGAGACCAAGCACGTCTGGCGCAACACCGCACCGAAGGCGCAGTACTGGTTCGACTGA